The Quercus robur chromosome 3, dhQueRobu3.1, whole genome shotgun sequence DNA segment ACTCGcccaaaaatcaaaaggaaCATTTCGAATTAAGATAAGACCTTATTGGGTTGGATCTAAGAACTATGGGGGCCGATTGGGTAATGGCTCAAATTTTTTACGGGTCGGACTGATCCGACCCACTTAGCCGAAGTGCCAAACAGCTGCCTCATGCCTATCGAAATTCTTTAACCAAAGCGTGTGATTTGTGATGTAATTTAAGAAACaggaaccaaaaaagaaaagagaaatgtaGAGGAATTTTGGATTTACCCTTGAGTTGGCTGGATTTTCTGGTTTTTGTTCCTCTGCTCTTGATTTTCTGGTTTTTGCTCCTCTGCTCTTGATTTTTGCTGGGAAAGTTTTTCTGGGGTTTTATTTGAGTGTTAAACAGGGGGAATTTGCGGTGAGATTTTTGGGGGTAATATTAATTAAGGAAGATAGAGAAAATGAAGAATAGTGTCACTCTCtctgcctttttattttttaggagtGTGGGAGTGGAAGGTTTTAAGGGGTTGGTCTTTGTTTATACATAGAATAGAATTGCATAGGTAATGAGTTTGTATGGAAGTGAAACCTAGTTATGGCTtgtaaaatgtcaaaaataggTTTAACATAATTAGataatcaaattttttaaaaataaaaataagattaaaattgtaatttaacaaaattcaaaaaaaaaaattactcttaAAATTAGCACTCTCTATTTGAATATATTTCACACAcgtgtgatatatttttttcttaaaaattaacacacactAAACGCAACAGATTACTTATtttcaaatcttaaattttaatttcttaaaaattcattccttTGTAACTTCACtaataatagataaattcaaattaaaaaattacattaaactcaaaataaaaataaaaaataaaaaaaatcatcgcAAGTGCAGAAATAGTATAATGAAATTAATAGTAAATAAGAACACTGCCCTGCCTTGTTACAATCTTTGGAGTGCTTGAGATggtgacatttaaaaaaaaaaaaaaaaaaaaaattgataaggaTGGTGACAAGTATTCATCTCACCCCATATGTGCCAACTGGACTTTTGATCTATCATGAATTGCCACGTGACATATGGGTTGCCAGGTGCATTataatagtaattaattaatgctGATGAGATAAAGATGACATATAGAGGAAATTTTCTTGGATTTCAAGAAATTATACACATCCATTAgtctatgttcaatgagatGTACCTGaatcaaataaatgttttttctcaaaaataaataaacaaataaatatcaaCATAATTTTAAGTGCAAATGgacttgataaaaataataacaatttttcatgaaaaaataataattctcaATATTAAAATGTAACTTTAAgtcatgactttttttttttttttttacaagatagaaattctactccatcctaatctaagtgtatatgtatgtgaaacttcCTCCGAGAGACTTGAGCCCCGGCCTTTGCcctcccacaccccacaagtattAGTCACTATCGCATCAAGGGTGCACGGTGGTAagtcatagttttttttttttttttggtaaaatatttttttggttcttaaatttcgccaaaaatttgtttttcgaccctaaattttaaaaagttcttttctcatccctaaactttgtaaataatttttttaatagttaagagacaaaaatagggatgaataAAGAACTTCCTtctttcaatagtttagagataaaaaacaaacttttagtaaagtttaagaacataaataaaacattacaatagtttagagttgaaaaatgaattttttaatagtttagaaaCGAAAACTGAACTTCTTaaagtttaggaatgaaaaagaaacttttggcaaactttagggaccaaaaatagtattttacccccttttttgtagtgtttgttacacaatttttttaactgaaatcttAAGTTGAAAACACATTCATTAGGTTCTTTGGGTTCAATTTCTAAATCTAGATCCATTCTCATTTCTCGTTTTGATTCAATTTCAtccatttttcttaaattttggatttttttacgATGAGAATTGATAAGTTAaggttttttgagttttgattgcTTTTTCATGCATATGATTAAAATGGTAGCCATGATTGATTGAATGGATAGATGAGATTTGTCCAGGTTGAAATTTCTCATTCTGTTGAGTTTTGCTGTTtcgttttgttttagatttgtaGATTTTGAGTTTGTGTTCAAAACACTTGCATGGCATTTGAATTTTGAGCTTTTTGATGgatttattgagtttttttggaCCTTTATTGCTTTTGAAAGTGGAATTTGACTTGGTTTTGATAATTGCTTTTGAAAATGAATGTTTCagcttaattattattattattttttttttttttttttaaaaagagtgcTTTCATAACTTGATTGAAAATTTAGttactcatagtaattgaaataaaacacaaaaataaaatattaagcattaaattgcaaataaaatagagaaaggaATAATCATAATGTAAACATGGAGAAAAGTTATAGAAAAGCCACACGCGGCCGCCTCTCCATGCTACACCTTCATCCCTAgcctctattttctctccacaGTTTTACAAATTGACAAAATATTTGTATATGAGAAGCCACTCCCAATACAAATCGAATGAGCCTACTTACCATTGCTTTGATTTGCTCATTTGTAATCCATCACATGCGGCTGACCTAAAGCTTTATTAGTAATTAGTAAAATCCTAGGCATGTTCATTTGTTACAATCTATGGAGTGCTTGAGATggtgacattaaaaaaaataaaaaattgataaggaCGGTGACAAGTATTCATCTCACCCCATATGTGCCAGCTAGGCTTTTGATCTATCATGAATTGCCACGTGACATGGGTTGCCAAGTGCATTATCATAGTAATTAATTGGCGAAACTACACAATTGGTCCCTGAAGTTTACCCTATGTGCGcaattagtccctcaagtttaaagcgagcacaattagtcccttaaTTGGCGAAACTACACAATTGGTCCCTGAAGTTTTCTTGGATTTCAAGAAATTATACACATCCATCAgtctatgttcaatgagatgtacctaaatcaaataaatgtttttttcccaaaaataaataaacaaataaatatcaaCATAATTTTTAAGTGCAAATGgacttgataaaaataataacacattttccatgaaaaaacaaataattctCAAGATTAAAATGTAACTTTaagtcatgatttttttttttaaaatttttatacaagttataaattctactctaacttaatctaagtgtatatgtgtgtaaaactctcTCCAGgggacttgaaccccggcctttgccccccacaccccacaaataTTAGTGACCATCGTGTCAAGGGTGCGCGGTGGTaagttatagttttttttttttttttttggtaaaatattattttagtccttAAGTTTCAccaaaaattagtttttcatccctaaagtttaaaaagttcttttctCATTCCTAATCttagtaaataatttttttaatagttaagagacaaaaatagggatgaaaaaagaacttcCTTCTTTCAATAGTGTAGAGATGAAAACAAACATTTAGTAAAGTTCaagaacataaataaaacatttacaatAATTTAGGAACAAAAACTGAActtcttaaagtttagggatgaaaaagaaacttttggcaaagtttagggaccaaaaatagtattttaccctttTTCTTTATAGTGTTTGTTACACAcattttttaactgaaatcttAAGTTAAAAATGCATTCATTAGGTTCTTCGAGTTCAATTTCTAGATCTAGATCCATTCTCATTTCTTGTTTTGATTCAATTTCATccattttttcttaaattttggattttttaaacgATGAGAATCGATCAGTTAGGgctttttgagttttgattgcTTTTTAATGCATATGATTACAATGGTTGCCATGATTGATTGATATATGAGATCTATTTAGGTTGACTTTTCtcattttgttgaattttgttgTTTCATTTTGTTCTAGATTTGTAGATTTTGAGTTTGTGTTCAAAACACTTGCATGGCATTTGAATTTTGAGCTTTTTGATGGATTCATTGAGTTTTTTTTGGACCTTTATTGCTTTTGAAAGTGGAATTTGACTTGGTTTTGATAATTGCTTTTGAAAATGAATGTTTTAGCttgataattttctttcttttagaaaaaaaaaaaagaaaaaaaaaaaaaaagaacactttCATAACTTGATTGAAAATTTAGttactcatagtaattgaaataaaacacaaaaaaaaaaaaaaaaaaaaattaagcattaAACTGCAAATAGAATAGGGAAAGGAATAATCATAATGCTACCATGGAGAAAAGTTACTGAAAATCCACATGCGGCCGCCTCTACATGCTACACCTTCATCCCTAgcctctattttctctccacaGTTTTACAAACTGACAAAAGGTTTGTACATGAGAAGCCACTCCTAATACAAATTGAATTAGCCTAAtcttttattgttgaaatttacATATAGCTTTTTTACAAAAGGAACTATTTATATTATGAATAaattccaaataataatatgatatcTTATGAAAAGAACAAGCATATGAGAAGAATGTAGCTTAAATTAAGCACACATATTCTTCATATATATTCAACTCTTGGCAGATGGTGTAgctttctaatttttattttataatttgatacaAACATCTTCCTCAAAACCATTaacattttcctcttttatcacttttttcCCCTTCGTTCTTGGTTGTGCTTTTGAATGGCGTGTTTAGGTGTTTTGAACATGTGCATTTTGGTGGTTTTGCTTGCCgcctatttgatttttttttttttttttagactaaTTAATGATTCAAGTGcaaattccttttcttttctttcctttttccttcttttaaaaatgattttgatgctaaaaatttcttgatttttgataGACTATAAAATACTAGATACATACAAGGATAGGAGGTTAAAAAGAAATACCTTGATTTGGTTGCTAGAACATGATTTGTGTAATGAGGTAGAATAATTACATTGTTTTTTGGGAGAGATGAGGCAGTATAAATTGGAAAAGTACTGTGTTAGAAAAAATTATGTCAAGAACTCTCTTTTTTCATGTATGCTATCTtaatcataaaattattttccctTTGCTTATGGCTGTTggttatttcaataaaaataaggatATAAAATACCAGTTGAAAAACACATCacttccccaaaaaaaagacaTCACTTGGAAACATTAACactttattagaaaaatatggTAAACAATCATGCACGTTGCTTGCAAACACTTATTGCTGAGATATAGATGAGTATTGAATCATTTTTATGAATTGCCTTGTTCCTCAAGATCATTTCCTCCTTTGAGAGAAATTAGGCTCTCAACATAAGTAATCATCTGCATCGGTCGTCCATCAACTTGAAGATTAGTAATTTTTTGGGCCAAGGGATCATACAAGAGCAATTGCCCCTcattatttctcaaaaacaagCTTTCATTCTTCCAAAATCCTAGTGGCTTTTCAATTCCCATAAGAGGTCCAATAGTGAATAGCTTAATCCAAGACTCCTTAACACCATATTCAAGCAGTgaccaaatataaaaacaattctCCAATCGTTCTCTATCTTTACCAAAAGTAACTAGAGAAACCAATTCattaagcacaaaaaaaattctcctaGTACCATTGGGATCCTCCAAATCGCCATCTGGTAATGTTGTTGTTAGGAATACCTCATTGCTCATATCAAATGATAAAATGCCaggaaagaaatcaagatcATCACGTATACTTGCACTCCAAGAAAACATCCCTTTCGTGTATGTCCTATAACAACCAGAGTCCATAAAATAACCGGGCGCAGAAGTACTAACTGTTCTCCATGAACCAGTACTTAAGCAATATACCTCAGctgcataaaaataatttatatcattGATACAATATTCAGAATCTGGGTCAAAGATTTCTAACAGTTTGACCACCTTGTAGTCATTAGTTTTGAAGTCGAAACCAAACCCAACATCTCTAGTTAAGGTTCTACCTTGGGGGTAGGATATACCGGACTTGGGAAGAacttttgtttcatttgttgCTGGATTCCATAGAACAATATCTGTGTTTCCAGCGTTAAGATTCAGACAAACGAGACCATTAATTGAGCTCACTATGTTAATTTGTATATGCTTAGGAATACCAAAATACGGTGAAGGAACAGCTTGTGTTGACAATATTTCAAGAGATTCATATTGAAGCTTGGAGAAAACATGATCATTGGAAGATTTTTGGCGTTGGATAAGGAGGAAACCTGCGTTCCTGTTCTTGTTAGAGGTGGTCTGGTTGTGGAGAAGGTGCTTATTGATGAAGTTTTGGCCATTAATGAGAGCACACCATGATTTACAGACACACTTGAATCGCAATAAAGACACCACCGGCAACCATAgcaaaatttgtataattaagtcTTCAGGCAGTACTTCGTTAGTTGCAAACATTGCTTTTCTTCCTTTAATTTCCTGGGTTACACACAGAGGAAAATGAATGATCAACAAACACAGAGATGAGAAACTGTTTGGTCTTGGATGAAGGATTGAGcttttttgtttagattttagacgaatagaggaagaaaattaaatatatatatatatatatatataatattttaggaagaaattattttctagTAACTAAAAAGTACGCAACTCACACACCTATGTAACAAAGTTGAAAGTATGACCTATTCGTTGTATTCTGCTGTACACAACTCacccaaaaatcaaaaggaaCATTTCGAATTAAGATAAGAGCTTAGTGGGTTGGGTATAAGAACTATGGGGGCCGATTGG contains these protein-coding regions:
- the LOC126716954 gene encoding putative F-box protein At1g50870 is translated as MFATNEVLPEDLIIQILLWLPVVSLLRFKCVCKSWCALINGQNFINKHLLHNQTTSNKNRNAGFLLIQRQKSSNDHVFSKLQYESLEILSTQAVPSPYFGIPKHIQINIVSSINGLVCLNLNAGNTDIVLWNPATNETKVLPKSGISYPQAEVYCLSTGSWRTVSTSAPGYFMDSGCYRTYTKGMFSWSASIRDDLDFFPGILSFDMSNEVFLTTTLPDGDLEDPNGTWRIFFVLNELVSLVTFGKDRERLENCFYIWSLLEYGVKESWIKLFTIGPLMGIEKPLGFWKNESLFLRNNEGQLLLYDPSAQKITNLQVDGRPMQMITYVESLISLKGGNDLEEQGNS